In Oryza brachyantha chromosome 1, ObraRS2, whole genome shotgun sequence, the following are encoded in one genomic region:
- the LOC102715994 gene encoding type IV inositol polyphosphate 5-phosphatase 3-like — translation MVVQKKQRKPGEVSWPKVVLKKWLNLRSKDSEFNADEEDDDDGSDVDEQENCGCGDGGEARRRADGDLADESVDGGAPYRLRRRNSETLRAQYINTKELRICVGTWNAAGRSPPDGLDIAEWLGAGGGGGEPATDVYVLGFQEVVPLNAGNVFGAEDGRPALAWEELIRGALRRAQTPARPRYKCYSHPPSPSRFDPRGDATASAAATDDELFPGTDTDTDTNTDEETHTLFSSPEETGQHVAATPRRLTRLNHFTAATDDSGDDSDEQHQRPPQSAQQRTLLKTLSRSDRVGLAWPEQPLDLLAKHATASTAMSSSAAAASASFKSSRSFRTYKSLRASRVAGDPGADDLAMIADLDLAAAARKKRSPYVRIVSKQMVGIFLTVWVRRGLRRCVHNVRVSTVGVGAMGYIGNKGSVSVSMSIYQTMFCFVCTHLAAGEKAGDLHKRNADVQEIHRRTHFTAPGDDIAMPRDIYDHERIFWLGDLNYRIDVAYERAHELIAAMDWHQLAEKDQLKRELRKGRAFDGWTEGVLEFAPTYKYELNSANYVGDDQRGGRRTPAWCDRILAFGKGVKLVRYGRAELTMSDHRPVVAAYAAEVEVFSSRKLQRALTLTDAEVEAGSVVAAAPELDRPGFEAS, via the exons ATGGTGGTGCAGAAGAAGCAGAGGAAGCCAGGAGAG GTTTCTTGGCCCAAGGTTGTGCTGAAGAAATGGCTCAACCTCAGGAGCAAGGATTCAGAGTTCAACGCcgacgaggaagacgacgacgatgggaGCGACGTTGATGAGCAAG AAAACTGCGGctgtggcgacggcggcgaggcgcggcggcgggccgacGGCGATCTCGCCG ATGAGAGTGTGGACGGTGGCGCGCCGTACAGACTACGGCGGCGAAACTCGGAGACGCTCCGGGCGCAGtacatcaacaccaaggagCTCAGGATCTGCGTCGGCACGTGGAACGCCGCCGGCCGGTCCCCGCCGGACGGCCTCGACATCGCCGAGtggctcggcgccggcggaggcggaggcgagccCGCCACCGACGTCTACGTGCTCGGGTTCCAAGAAGTGGTGCCGCTGAACGCCGGCAACGTGTTCGGCGCGGAggatggccggccggcgctgGCGTGGGAGGAACTCATCCGCGGCGCGCTGCGGCGGGCGCagacgccggcgaggcccaGGTACAAGTGCTATAGCCAccctccctcgccgtcgcggttCGACCCGCGAGGGGACGCGAcggcctctgccgccgccaccgacgacgAGCTCTTCCCTGGCACCGATACCGACACCGACACCAACACCGACGAGGAGACACACACGCTCTTCAGCTCCCCGGAGGAGACTGGGCAGCACGTCGCCGCGACCCCGAGGAGGCTGACCAGGCTGAACCATTTCACCGCCGCCACGGACGActccggcgacgacagcgacgAGCAGCATCAGCGGCCGCCGCAGAGCGCTCAGCAGAGGACGCTTCTGAAGACGCTGAGCAGGTCGGACAGGGTCGGCCTGGCATGGCCAGAGCAGCCGCTGGACTTGCTGGCCAAGCACGCCACGGCAAGCACCGccatgtcgtcgtcggcggcggcggcgtccgcaTCGTTCAAGTCGTCAAGATCCTTCAGAACCTACAAGTCACTCAGGGCGtcccgcgtcgccggcgacccgGGGGCCGACGATCTCGCCATGATCGCcgacctcgacctcgccgcggcggcgcgcaagAAGCGGTCGCCGTACGTGAGGATCGTGAGCAAGCAGATGGTGGGCATCTTCCTGACGGTGTGGGTGAGGCGGGGCCTGCGGAGGTGCGTCCACAACGTGAGGGTCTCcaccgtcggcgtcggcgccatGGGCTACATCGGCAACAAGGGGTCGGTGTCGGTGAGCATGTCCATCTACCAGACCATGTTCTGCTTCGTGTGcacccacctcgccgccggcgagaaggCCGGCGACCTCCACAAGCGCAACGCCGACGTGCAGGAGATCCACCGGCGGACGCATTTCACCGCACCCGGCGACGACATCGCCATGCCAAGAGACATCTACGACCATGA GAGAATTTTCTGGCTCGGCGATCTGAACTACCGCATCGACGTCGCCTACGAGAGAGCGCACGAGCTGATCGCGGCGATGGATTGGCATCAGCTGGCAGAGAAAGATCAG CTGAAGCGCGAGCTGAGGAAGGGACGAGCGTTCGACGGCTGGACGGAAGGGGTGCTGGAGTTCGCGCCGACGTACAAGTACGAGCTCAACTCGGCAAACTACGTCGGCGACGACCAGCGCGGCGGCAGAAGAACTCCGGCGTG GTGCGATAGGATCTTGGCCTTCGGGAAGGGGGTGAAGCTGGTGAGGTACGGGAGGGCGGAGCTGACGATGTCGGACCACcggccggtggtggcggcgtacgcggcggaggtggaggtgttCAGCAGCAGGAAGCTGCAGAGGGCGCTGACGCTGACGGACGCCGAGGTGGAGGCCggcagcgtcgtcgccgccgcgccggagctCGATCGGCCGGGTTTTGAGGCCAGCTGA
- the LOC102717934 gene encoding probable choline kinase 2, with amino-acid sequence MVAVDPPPQEAAAPPASMKRSASFDRVPEEARRILHRLAGELWGGDVDPCALAVSQLKGAMTNEVFRITWPGDGEGEGDGEGDHRKVLVRIYGQGVEVFFDRDDEVRTFECMSRHGQGPRLLGRFPNGRIEEFINARTLSAADLRDPEISSLIAKKLREFHDLDMPGPKNASLWQRLRRWLEEARGRCSAEEAREFSLEKLGDEIAMLDSSLSGIDQRVGFCHNDLQYGNIMIYESTRQVTLIDYEYASFNPVAFDIANHFCEMSADYHSATPHVLDFTKYPGIEEQRRFVQTYLSYSGENPSDVEVDHLLGLISKYTLASHLFWGLWGIISAHVNKNIDFEYKVYAGQRFDQYWQTKDKTLAANLTR; translated from the exons atGGTCGCCGTcgacccgccgccgcaggaggCCGCTGCCCCGCCTGCCTCCATGAAGCGGAGCGCCAGCTTCGACCGCGTCCCCGAGGAGGCGCGCCGCATCCtgcaccgcctcgccggcgagctctggggcggcgacgtcgaccCCTGCGCGCTCGCCGTGTCCCAGCTCAAGGGCGCCATGACCAACGAGGTGTTCCGGATCACCtggcccggcgacggcgagggtgagggtgacggcgagggcgaccACCGCAAGGTGCTCGTCCGCATCTACGGCCAGGGCGTCGAGGTCTTCTTCGACCGCGACGACGAGGTCCGCACCTTCGAGTGCATGTCCCGCCACGGCCAGGGCCCCCGCCTCCTCGGCCGCTTCCCCAACGGCCGCATCGAGGAGTTCATCAACGCGAGG ACTCTCTCGGCGGCGGATCTGCGCGACCCGGAGATATCCTCGCTGATCGCCAAGAAGCTGCGCGAATTCCACGATCTCGACATGCCTGGACCCAAGAACGCCTCATTGTGGCAGAGGCTGAG GCGGTGGCTCGAGGAAGCTCGTGGCAGGTGCTCAGCGGAGGAGGCCAGGGAGTTCAGTTTGGAGAAGCTGGGTGATGAGATTGCAATGCTGGACAGTTCATTGTCAGGGATTGATCAGAGAGTAGGATTTTGCCACAATGATCTGCAATACGGGAatattatgatttatgaatCAACCAGACAAGTGACTTTAATA GACTACGAGTACGCCAGCTTTAACCCTGTGGCATTCGACATTGCTAATCACTTCTGTGAGATGTCTGCTGATTATCATTCAGCCACACCGCATGTTCTAGACTTTACAAAATACCCTG GCATTGAGGAACAACGCAGATTTGTTCAGACCTACCTCAGCTATTCAG GTGAAAACCCGTCAGATGTGGAAGTTGATCATTTACTTGGCTTAATCTCAAAATACACTCTTGCAAGCCATCTCTTCTGGGGTCTTTGGGGAATAATCTCA GCGCATGTGAACAAGAACATCGACTTTGAGTACAAGGTTTACGCAGGGCAGCGGTTCGATCAGTACTGGCAGACAAAGGATAAAACACTGGCAGCCAATCTAACTAGATGA
- the LOC102715715 gene encoding probable U3 small nucleolar RNA-associated protein 7, with protein sequence MAMASAKPEPAQKAMEGGEQEAAADEMEKKLHKYSRGKAANLGALRDKKLRGQLAAREKLYGHSAKAAALADTWLLPTGLGYLEPEDDLEKTYRYKQESVVKEVDLLSSRKPFDMILPLLGPYTLGYTGNGRYMVVGGRKGHIAMMDMLNLELIKEFQVRETVRDVAFLHNEQLYAVAQKKYPYIYNRHGTEIHCLKEHGKSLKLQFLEKHFLLASINSFGQLHYQDVSTGEMVANYRTGLGRTDVMRVNPYNAVISLGHAGGKVTMWKPTSVKPLVTMLCHSGPVTAVAFDRGGHLMATSGVDRKIKIWDLRKYEVINSFAARAQSLDFSQKGLLACSNGSQVEIFRDAGSQDYKIYMQHRMVKGYQIGKVLFRPYEDILGIGHSMGLSSILVPGSGEPNFDTFVDNPIETSKQRREKEVQSLLNKLQPETIMLNPNMIATVRPSRKKEKKTKKEIEEEMEDAVEAAKNAEFKKKTKGRSKASKRAKKREEEVLKAKRPFLEQYKENEGRPDKKQRVGEEIKLPKALQRFAKSRQ encoded by the exons atggccatggcgagCGCCAAGCCCGAGCCTGCTCAGAAGGCTATGGAGGGCGGCGAGCAGGAGGCGGCTGCGGATGAAATGGAGAAGAAGCTGCACAAGTACTCGCGGGGGAAGGCGGCTAACCTCGGG GCTCTTCGCGACAAGAAACTGAGAGGGCAGCTCGCTGCAAGAGAGAAGCTCTATGGACACTCTGCGAAAGCGGCCGCTCTGGCCGACACG TGGCTCTTGCCTACCGGGTTGGGGTATTTAGAACCTGAAGATGATTTGGAGAAGACGTACAGATATAAGCAAGAGTCGGTTGTGAAGGAGGTGGATCTTTTGAGTTCGAGGAAACCGTTTGATATGATCTTACCTT TACTTGGTCCTTATACTCTAGGATACACAGGAAATGGTCGGTACATGGTAGTGGGTGGACGAAAAGGTCATATTGCTATGATGGATATGCTGAATTTGGAACTCATCAAGGAGTTTCAG GTGAGGGAAACTGTGCGTGATGTGGCATTCTTACATAATGAGCAACTCTATGCTGTTGCACAGAAAAA GTACCCCTACATATATAATCGGCATGGCACAGAAATTCACTGCTTAAAG GAACATGGTAAATCGTTGAAGCTTCAATTTCTGGAAAAACACTTTCTCTTGGCATCAATAAACAGCTTTGGGCAGCTCCATTACCAAGATGTAAGCACTGGTGAGATGGTTGCAAATTACAGGACAGGTCTTGGACGTACTGATGTTATGCGGGTAAATCCTTACAATGCTGTTATTAGCCTTGGACATGCCGGTGGCAAAGTTACCATGTGGAAGCCGACCAGTGTGAAACCCCTTGTCACAATGCTATGCCATAGTGGCCCTGTGACAGCCGTTGCATTTGACAGGGGTGGTCATCTTATGGCAACATCAGGTGTTGACAGGAAGATAAAGATTTGGGATCTTAGGAAGTACGAGGTTATAAATTCTTTTGCTGCACGTGCTCAATCCCTGGATTTCAGCCAGAAAGGGTTGTTGGCATGCAGCAATGGATCTCAAGTAGAGATATTCAGGGATGCTGGTAGTCaggattataaaatttatatgcaacATAGAATGGTAAAAGGATATCAGATTGGGAAAGTTTTGTTCCGCCCCTACGAGGATATTCTGGGGATCGGCCACTCCATGGGCCTTTCTTCCATTCTTGTTCCTGGATCCGGTGAACCAAACTTCGATACCTTTGTCGACAACCCCATTGAGACTTCCAAGCAAAGAAGGGAGAAGGAGGTGCAATCCCTGCTCAATAAGCTTCAGCCAGAGACGATAATGCTGAACCCGAATATGATAGCTACTGTAAGACCTTcaaggaagaaagagaaaaagaccAAGAAGGAGATCGAGGAGGAGATGGAAGATGCTGTCGAGGCTGCCAAGAACGCCGAGTTCAAGAAGAAAACCAAGGGTAGGAGCAAAGCCAGCAAACGGGCgaagaagagggaggaggaggtttTGAAAGCCAAGAGGCCGTTCTTGGAGCAATACAAGGAGAACGAAGGGAGGCCTGACAAGAAACAACGGGTCGGTGAGGAGATCAAGCTGCCGAAAGCGTTGCAGCGGTTTGCCAAAAGTAGACAATGA